In Tenrec ecaudatus isolate mTenEca1 chromosome 4, mTenEca1.hap1, whole genome shotgun sequence, a single window of DNA contains:
- the C4H11orf42 gene encoding uncharacterized protein C11orf42 homolog translates to MLVGTPHLLTLDEADATWTLIKDKVIEERFGSSVVAVPFLTDAVCYDLLGVLVKQSRPGHTRLALPGRQSRRTMQPVGPLPSLLQQAESEGAFAHCTREYSPNGRAEITYEEMRLLDGQPCRIRLHMGGLRKKVAFLLLPPGQVSLQQTLPWLRSTHSIYVIYQVFSCSWLQLGLLPTAREPQLLRLQRSLPVAFSCLKFSLQPKGVLGPQKPLSKDPLPHGANWIRPNFSIMPPLVPTSVPVDIPEAAAVPPPVPTPPTPPPQEGPEVRPTRFSYKGRNPFRRGPLMLSESWLFSPRSPPPGVQGGAPGDPDRHSMSLPLLQGLSSEFDSDD, encoded by the exons ATGTTGGTTGGTACCCCCCACTTGCTGACATTGGATGAAGCTGATGCTACATGGACACTGATCAAGGATAAG GTCATCGAGGAGCGCTTTGGGTCCAGTGTAGTGGCAGTGCCTTTCCTGACGGATGCAGTCTGCTATGATCTACTGGGGGTGCTAGTGAAACAGTCCCGCCCAGGACATACCCGCCTGGCTCTACCAGGCCGCCAAAGCAGGAGGACAATGCAACCAGTGGGGCCACTGCCAAGTCTTCTGCAGCAGGCagagtctgaaggtgcttttgCCCACTGTACTAGAGAATACTCACCAAATGGCCGAGCAGAGATAACCTATGAAGAAATGCGACTGTTAGATGGGCAGCCCTGCCGAATCCGCCTACACATGGGGGGTCTGCGCAAGAAGGTGGCCTTTCTGCTCCTACCACCAGGGCAGGTGAGCCTCCAGCAGACGCTGCCTTGGCTCCGGAGCACTCACAGCATCTATGTCATCTACCAGGTCTTCTCCTGCTCCTGGCTGCAGCTAGGGCTATTGCCCACAGCCCGTGAGCCCCAGCTGCTCCGCTTACAGAGATCACTGCCTGTTGCCTTCTCCTGCCTCAAGTTCTCACTGCAACCCAAGGGTGTGCTGGGACCACAGAAGCCCCTAAGCAAGGACCCCTTGCCCCATGGGGCCAACTGGATCAGACCCAACTTCAGCATCATGCCACCTCTAGTCCCCACATCAGTCCCTGTTGATATCCCTGAAGCTGCTGCTGTACCTCCGCCAGTACCAACCCCACCTACACCACCTCCCCAGGAAGGGCCAGAGGTCCGACCCACCAGATTCTCCTACAAGGGCCGAAACCCCTTCCGAAGGGGACCACTGATGCTGTCAG AAAGCTGGCTCTTCAGCCCCCGCAGCCCCCCACCAGGAGTCCAGGGTGGGGCCCCCGGGGACCCCGACCGGCACTCCATGTCCCTGCCCCTGCTGCAGGGTCTGTCCTCGGAGTTCGACAGCGACGACTGA